The Brevibacillus brevis genome contains a region encoding:
- a CDS encoding MFS transporter: protein MWHRRFICLWAGQTLANLGDVFYIVAFISVMYAATGSVMYTAFIPVVIVASQSVSSLLAPLVFQRLSLTGMLVLSQGLKTLLLAVASLAVSSGVGEQGEWIWLLFGLGSAIAFMDGWANPARNAMVPKLVGREDLMRANGLLATSDQTVHFAGWAAGGLLVSWLGAGVVLWGTVGAYVVATIAMAGIAPASEKLHEKQAARATTNWLTGWKTIRDVPVLRLLVAMDVVIGLSGGVWIAAIMLPFVLDVLGQGEEWWGYINAGYMLGAIAGGTLLLMYAERMRRHLFRWIVCSTIGVGFFTFCFGSSTNALVALLFSFALGPFLEMVHVSKQTLLQQETEEAALPYVMSAKGTIDLLVFGASALMMGAIAEWQGVRAVYYVSAGLLLIAFLLALRLQKKQTVHSSGVSVN, encoded by the coding sequence ATGTGGCATCGACGCTTTATTTGCCTCTGGGCGGGTCAGACATTGGCCAACCTTGGGGATGTATTTTATATTGTCGCGTTTATTTCGGTCATGTACGCTGCAACTGGCTCCGTCATGTACACGGCGTTTATACCGGTTGTCATCGTAGCTTCGCAGTCTGTAAGCAGCTTGTTGGCTCCGTTGGTGTTTCAGCGCCTGTCGTTGACGGGCATGCTCGTGCTGTCGCAAGGATTGAAGACGTTACTTTTGGCTGTAGCCTCATTAGCTGTCAGCAGCGGTGTAGGAGAGCAGGGAGAGTGGATCTGGCTGTTGTTCGGATTGGGGTCAGCCATCGCCTTTATGGATGGCTGGGCAAACCCTGCGCGCAACGCTATGGTGCCGAAGTTGGTAGGACGAGAAGACCTCATGCGAGCGAATGGTTTGCTTGCCACCTCGGATCAAACCGTTCATTTTGCTGGCTGGGCCGCAGGGGGATTACTCGTTTCTTGGCTGGGAGCAGGTGTTGTTCTGTGGGGAACGGTTGGTGCCTATGTAGTGGCAACGATCGCGATGGCAGGCATTGCACCGGCAAGTGAAAAGCTGCATGAAAAACAGGCAGCCAGGGCGACGACAAACTGGCTCACTGGCTGGAAAACAATTCGCGATGTCCCTGTACTGCGATTGCTGGTCGCGATGGATGTCGTGATCGGCTTGTCCGGGGGTGTGTGGATCGCTGCGATTATGCTGCCATTTGTCCTCGATGTGCTTGGACAAGGAGAAGAATGGTGGGGCTACATCAATGCCGGTTACATGCTTGGAGCCATTGCGGGTGGGACGCTGCTTTTGATGTATGCGGAGCGAATGCGTCGCCATTTATTTCGCTGGATCGTTTGCAGTACGATTGGCGTCGGATTTTTTACCTTTTGTTTTGGCAGCAGTACGAACGCGCTGGTGGCACTGTTGTTTTCCTTTGCGCTGGGCCCGTTTTTGGAAATGGTGCATGTAAGCAAGCAGACACTTTTGCAGCAAGAGACGGAGGAAGCAGCACTGCCCTATGTCATGTCAGCAAAAGGAACGATTGATTTACTCGTTTTTGGTGCGTCTGCCTTGATGATGGGGGCTATCGCTGAATGGCAGGGAGTCCGGGCTGTCTATTACGTATCTGCTGGATTGTTGCTCATCGCTTTCCTTTTGGCGTTGCGTTTGCAAAAAAAGCAGACGGTGCATTCTAGTGGGGTTTCCGTAAATTAA
- a CDS encoding MFS transporter — translation MEIWRRNLYVLCGSLFFVMVAMSMIMPFLPLYIQQDFGIEDPHQVTAWAGIIFGANFLTAGLVSPIWGNLADKHGRKIMILRSGFFMSITMALTGFAGSLWQLLALRLLNGLVGGIIPASTALVASSVPKERIGWATGLLQSFITAGTIMGPLFGGVLAEKIGFRMIFVITGSVLLLATLVITFTVKENFVPPEKKERSSLREDFQMIFSSKELPALFFVTVMIQFALFSIIPVLPIYISQLVGSEGAKVALWAGIVQACMGVANVFASPQLGRLGDRFGSQKVLLFSLLAAAIIFIPQGLVHTVWQLVALRFLLGLSLGGLLPSVNALLRRATPVHMVSRVYGYNNSFVSIGSMLGPMIGGFLAGYVSISGVFYMTSAFLFINAGWVYYSFFRNKSVQHTDSGIE, via the coding sequence ATGGAGATATGGCGCCGTAATTTATATGTGCTCTGCGGATCGTTGTTTTTCGTCATGGTGGCGATGAGCATGATCATGCCTTTTTTACCGCTTTACATTCAGCAGGATTTCGGAATTGAAGACCCTCATCAGGTTACGGCTTGGGCGGGGATTATTTTTGGAGCCAACTTTTTAACGGCGGGCCTCGTCTCGCCTATTTGGGGAAATTTGGCTGATAAGCACGGGCGCAAGATTATGATTTTGCGCTCGGGATTTTTCATGTCCATTACCATGGCACTGACCGGTTTTGCGGGAAGTCTGTGGCAGCTTTTGGCCCTTCGCCTGCTCAATGGACTCGTAGGGGGAATCATTCCTGCCAGTACCGCGTTGGTAGCATCCTCTGTGCCAAAAGAACGAATTGGCTGGGCAACAGGGTTGCTTCAGTCTTTTATTACGGCCGGAACCATTATGGGACCGCTGTTTGGCGGTGTTCTCGCGGAGAAGATTGGCTTTCGGATGATTTTTGTGATTACCGGCAGCGTATTATTACTGGCGACCTTGGTCATTACGTTTACGGTGAAAGAGAATTTTGTTCCACCTGAAAAAAAGGAACGGTCGAGTCTGCGGGAAGATTTTCAGATGATCTTCTCTTCCAAAGAACTCCCGGCGCTCTTTTTTGTAACCGTAATGATCCAGTTTGCGTTGTTTAGCATTATCCCTGTGTTGCCGATTTACATTTCGCAATTGGTTGGATCAGAAGGGGCAAAGGTAGCGTTGTGGGCCGGTATTGTCCAGGCATGCATGGGGGTAGCAAACGTCTTTGCCTCCCCACAGCTGGGGCGTTTAGGAGATCGGTTCGGTTCGCAAAAGGTGCTCTTGTTCTCACTTTTAGCTGCAGCAATCATCTTCATTCCACAAGGTCTGGTACATACGGTATGGCAACTGGTCGCGCTCCGGTTTTTGTTAGGCTTGTCGCTGGGAGGATTGCTTCCATCCGTCAATGCTTTGCTGCGACGAGCAACACCTGTACATATGGTCAGTCGCGTCTACGGCTATAACAACAGCTTTGTCAGTATCGGCAGTATGCTTGGGCCGATGATTGGCGGCTTTTTGGCAGGCTATGTGAGCATTAGCGGAGTCTTTTATATGACGAGTGCGTTCTTGTTTATTAACGCAGGCTGGGTGTACTACAGCTTTTTCCGAAACAAATCTGTACAGCATACTGATTCTGGAATAGAATAA
- a CDS encoding ABC transporter ATP-binding protein, translated as MSIRRYLVYVLPYWKQILGTIFIGIFKFAIPLALPLLIKYVIDDLLPSPLPQEEKLKQLFWLMLGAFLLFTVVRAPIEYIRQYYAQWVSSRILFDIRNQLFSHLQRLSMRYYNNTKTGEVISRVINDVESTKSFVETGLMNLWLDLITITLTMGIMLYMDVELTIVAIIVFPLYSISVKFFYKRLRQLTKDRSAALARLQGYLYERVNGMSLIRSFALEKQESKEFAKENNQFLEKALAHTRWNARTFAVVNTVTDIAPLLVIAYAGYQVIGGSMSVGTLVAFYAYLERLYTPLRRLVNSSTVLTQAIASMDRMFEFIDESYDIVDKPNAGELPVDPGTKRIRGEIRFENVSFRYREEGPLVLNNVNLSISSGETVAIVGMSGGGKSSLISLLPRFWDVTEGKITIDGIDIRDVKQQNLRHHIGMVQQDNILFSESAKVNILMGNPDADDSAVQEAAKAANAHDFISELPNGYHTELGERGVKLSGGQKQRIAIARVFLRDPGILILDEATSALDLESEHTIQESLSRLAKGRTTLIVAHRLSTITHADKIIVMKEGQIVEEGTHEQLLESKGVYYGLWSVQDLGSTSDPQLG; from the coding sequence TTGAGCATACGCCGCTATTTGGTTTATGTCCTGCCCTATTGGAAACAAATATTGGGCACTATTTTTATTGGTATTTTTAAGTTTGCGATCCCACTTGCTCTGCCGCTTCTTATCAAATACGTCATTGATGACCTGTTGCCAAGTCCGCTTCCTCAAGAGGAAAAGCTGAAACAGTTATTTTGGCTGATGCTCGGGGCCTTTTTGTTATTTACTGTCGTTCGCGCTCCTATTGAGTACATCCGGCAATACTATGCACAGTGGGTATCCAGCCGTATCTTGTTTGACATCCGCAATCAATTGTTCTCTCATTTGCAACGACTGTCGATGCGCTACTACAACAATACAAAAACGGGTGAGGTCATCTCTCGGGTTATTAACGACGTGGAATCTACCAAAAGCTTCGTGGAAACGGGATTGATGAATCTCTGGTTGGACCTGATTACGATTACACTGACGATGGGGATCATGCTCTATATGGATGTGGAGCTGACGATTGTCGCGATTATTGTTTTTCCTTTGTACAGTATCTCCGTCAAATTTTTCTACAAGCGCTTGCGTCAATTGACAAAGGATCGTTCTGCAGCTCTGGCGCGTTTACAAGGATATTTGTACGAACGCGTGAACGGCATGTCGCTCATCCGCAGCTTTGCATTAGAAAAGCAGGAGAGCAAGGAATTTGCCAAGGAGAACAATCAGTTTTTGGAGAAGGCGTTGGCACATACGCGGTGGAACGCCCGAACCTTCGCCGTGGTCAATACGGTGACGGATATCGCACCGCTCCTGGTCATTGCCTATGCTGGCTACCAAGTTATTGGCGGGAGCATGAGCGTAGGGACGCTTGTTGCGTTTTATGCATATTTAGAGCGCTTGTACACGCCGCTACGACGTCTGGTCAATTCCAGCACGGTACTGACACAGGCAATTGCCTCGATGGACCGGATGTTCGAGTTTATCGATGAATCGTACGATATCGTTGACAAGCCAAACGCGGGAGAGCTGCCTGTAGACCCTGGAACCAAACGCATTCGCGGAGAAATCCGCTTTGAGAACGTGTCCTTCCGCTATCGGGAGGAAGGCCCTCTCGTCTTGAACAATGTCAATCTGAGCATCTCTTCTGGTGAAACAGTTGCGATTGTCGGGATGTCAGGCGGAGGAAAATCTTCGCTGATCAGCTTGCTGCCGCGTTTTTGGGACGTGACTGAAGGGAAAATTACGATTGATGGCATCGATATCCGTGATGTGAAGCAACAAAATTTGCGTCACCACATCGGGATGGTGCAGCAAGATAATATTTTGTTTAGTGAATCAGCAAAAGTGAATATTTTAATGGGCAATCCTGATGCGGATGACAGTGCTGTGCAAGAAGCTGCGAAGGCGGCAAATGCCCATGACTTTATTAGTGAATTACCGAATGGTTACCATACGGAGCTGGGAGAGCGCGGCGTGAAGCTCTCGGGCGGACAAAAGCAGCGGATCGCGATTGCGCGTGTTTTCCTGCGTGACCCCGGTATTCTGATTCTCGATGAGGCGACGTCTGCACTCGACTTGGAATCAGAGCACACGATTCAGGAGTCTTTGTCCAGATTGGCAAAAGGAAGAACCACGCTCATCGTGGCCCATCGACTTTCGACGATTACCCATGCAGACAAAATCATTGTCATGAAAGAGGGACAAATCGTTGAGGAAGGCACGCATGAGCAATTGCTGGAGAGCAAGGGAGTATACTATGGCCTGTGGAGTGTGCAAGATTTAGGAAGTACGTCCGACCCGCAACTGGGATAA
- a CDS encoding DUF402 domain-containing protein: protein MSPTPGSNIRIESYKHDHSLHRIWDKSTLIHTSDAVVIGGNDRVKVTEADGREWRTREPAICTFGRGQWFNTIAMIRDDGIYYYCNIGSPFSMKGQLLSYIDYDLDVKVFPDMTYSILDEEEFLLHSRQMNYPPFVVERVQTALREVLDWVSARRGPFQSGFVQRWYERYLLVRDDEE from the coding sequence ATGTCACCAACTCCGGGCTCCAATATCCGCATAGAAAGTTATAAACATGACCATTCGTTGCACCGCATATGGGACAAATCTACGTTGATTCATACCAGTGATGCGGTGGTGATTGGGGGAAATGATCGGGTCAAGGTGACAGAAGCAGACGGGCGGGAATGGCGTACGCGTGAACCGGCCATTTGTACATTTGGTAGAGGCCAGTGGTTCAATACCATTGCCATGATTCGTGATGACGGTATTTATTATTATTGCAACATTGGTTCGCCCTTCAGTATGAAGGGACAATTGCTAAGCTACATAGACTATGATCTCGACGTAAAAGTGTTTCCCGATATGACATACTCGATTCTCGACGAAGAGGAGTTTCTTTTGCATAGCAGACAGATGAACTATCCTCCATTTGTTGTGGAAAGAGTGCAGACAGCATTGCGAGAGGTGCTGGATTGGGTAAGCGCACGACGCGGCCCTTTTCAAAGCGGCTTCGTCCAACGTTGGTACGAGCGTTATCTTTTAGTGCGAGATGATGAGGAATAA
- a CDS encoding GNAT family N-acetyltransferase, with protein sequence MLIRPFRLGDYSAITRIWQETGLDQSDKESLNDLAQHLAWDSDLVMVAEMEGRVVGVVVGTIDGARAYFYRLAVLPEMQGSGIGRELVEAIEKRFKQRGVNNVLIMVNQSNPEVLPFYLSLGYEVQKYVTLSKKLSS encoded by the coding sequence ATGCTGATTCGTCCGTTTCGACTCGGTGACTATTCGGCTATCACACGTATTTGGCAGGAGACGGGGTTGGACCAATCGGACAAAGAGTCATTGAACGATTTGGCCCAGCATTTGGCTTGGGACAGCGATCTGGTAATGGTTGCAGAAATGGAAGGCAGAGTTGTAGGGGTCGTGGTTGGCACGATCGACGGAGCACGTGCCTATTTCTACCGATTGGCTGTACTTCCAGAGATGCAAGGCTCAGGTATTGGTCGCGAACTCGTTGAAGCAATTGAAAAGCGTTTCAAGCAACGAGGTGTCAATAACGTCTTGATCATGGTCAATCAATCAAATCCGGAAGTCCTTCCGTTTTACCTTTCACTTGGCTATGAAGTACAAAAATATGTTACACTTTCCAAAAAGCTCTCTTCTTAA
- the fabL gene encoding enoyl-[acyl-carrier-protein] reductase FabL → MNTTKKVALVTGGTRGIGKAIALQLAEQGYDLVLNYLRNRTAAREAAAELEAKGARVHLIKANVGDVAKIKELFAEIDQEFGRLDVFVNNAASGVLRPLMELEESHWDWTMEINSKALLFCAQEAAKLMIKGGNGGKIVSLSSLGSIRVLDNYTAVGVSKAAVEAITRYLAVELAPHNIVVNAVSGGAVDTDALKHFPNREELLGSSAERTPAGRIVEPEDLANAVMFLLSDKAWMVRGQTLIVDGGISLLT, encoded by the coding sequence ATGAATACAACGAAAAAAGTAGCACTGGTAACTGGCGGAACGCGAGGGATCGGAAAAGCGATTGCGCTTCAATTGGCGGAACAGGGCTATGACCTGGTGCTGAACTATTTGCGTAACCGCACAGCGGCAAGAGAAGCGGCAGCGGAGCTGGAAGCAAAGGGCGCTCGTGTCCATCTGATCAAAGCCAATGTAGGGGATGTAGCAAAAATCAAAGAGTTGTTCGCAGAAATCGACCAGGAATTCGGTCGTTTGGATGTATTTGTGAACAATGCGGCATCGGGTGTACTGCGTCCCCTGATGGAGCTGGAAGAAAGCCATTGGGACTGGACCATGGAAATCAACAGCAAGGCACTGTTGTTCTGTGCGCAAGAAGCGGCAAAACTAATGATCAAGGGCGGCAACGGCGGAAAAATCGTGAGCTTGTCCAGCCTTGGGTCCATTCGAGTTCTCGACAACTATACAGCGGTTGGCGTATCAAAGGCAGCTGTAGAAGCGATTACTCGTTATTTGGCAGTCGAGCTCGCACCGCATAACATTGTAGTAAACGCTGTTTCTGGCGGAGCTGTGGATACGGATGCACTCAAGCATTTCCCGAATCGTGAAGAATTGCTCGGCAGCTCAGCAGAGCGTACGCCAGCAGGACGCATTGTGGAGCCGGAAGATTTGGCTAATGCTGTGATGTTCTTGCTCTCCGACAAAGCTTGGATGGTTCGCGGACAAACATTGATTGTAGACGGCGGTATTTCTCTTTTGACATAA
- a CDS encoding methyl-accepting chemotaxis protein gives MKTPRLTVKSKLIATFSTILVIPLLTLGWLSYQSAKAELSDELLTTASENVRLVDALLNRTLLEQSRNVEWVAADIVRNDIMEETRTITQKKLQRFLAINPEVSEAYIGDVNGGMMTATGSKLPDGYDPRKRDWYIAAMKQPGKNIIVDPYIDAITGKVVVGIAMALPDQSGVFGIDIQLTALDETVKQAKIGTQGFMAILDKNRKMLVNPNGESGVEVAESWADTVYAEESGRLQFQHEANPVQAVFTTNENTGWKLVGVMYESEAAEAANPIFYTMLVIIIIALVVAGGVIYLILRSLLRPLRMLTEAAEKMSQGDVTQQVDIRSDDELGTLGKAFNHMAESLRSLLHSVNDSVQQLASSAEQLAASADQTSKATEQIAETIQEMAEGAEQQVSHSQEGNAAVEQMSARIGQIAEYTQNVFTAAQESSHLAVTGNQSIQSAVLQMNASSESIHSLAKVVDNLGTRSQEIGNIVDVITAIANQTNLLALNAAIEAARAGEYGRGFAVVADEVRKLAEQSASSAQQISQLITAIQAETNHAVIVMDQSKREVTEGIEKVNEAGQSFEQIQSAVNEVAEKIGQVSEATRDFSTRAQQVVEIIGHISEVTLQASDGTRSVSAAAEEQLASMEEIASSAVSLEHLAEELQNQIGKFRI, from the coding sequence ATGAAAACACCTAGACTCACTGTAAAATCCAAGCTGATCGCTACATTTTCCACAATATTAGTCATCCCCCTGCTGACACTTGGATGGCTCTCGTATCAAAGTGCCAAGGCAGAGTTGTCAGATGAATTGCTTACGACTGCCTCTGAAAATGTCCGTTTAGTAGACGCGCTTTTGAATCGTACACTTTTGGAACAATCAAGGAATGTGGAATGGGTCGCTGCTGATATTGTACGCAACGATATCATGGAAGAGACCAGAACAATTACGCAAAAAAAATTACAGCGCTTTCTCGCGATAAATCCAGAAGTTAGTGAAGCGTATATCGGGGATGTGAATGGCGGCATGATGACCGCAACCGGCTCCAAGCTTCCAGACGGATATGATCCGCGAAAAAGGGATTGGTACATAGCAGCTATGAAGCAGCCAGGAAAGAACATCATTGTGGACCCATACATTGATGCTATTACCGGAAAAGTCGTGGTGGGAATTGCGATGGCCTTGCCTGATCAGTCTGGTGTTTTTGGAATTGATATTCAACTGACTGCACTGGACGAGACGGTCAAGCAAGCAAAGATCGGTACCCAAGGGTTTATGGCCATTTTGGATAAAAATCGCAAAATGCTGGTCAATCCAAATGGAGAGTCTGGAGTTGAGGTTGCAGAGTCTTGGGCGGATACTGTATATGCAGAAGAGTCAGGGCGTTTGCAATTTCAGCACGAAGCAAATCCCGTCCAAGCCGTGTTTACTACGAATGAAAATACGGGTTGGAAGCTTGTAGGAGTGATGTATGAAAGCGAAGCAGCAGAAGCAGCAAATCCGATTTTTTACACGATGCTCGTGATTATAATTATTGCACTTGTGGTAGCTGGCGGAGTCATTTACCTGATTTTGCGCTCCCTACTCCGACCTTTGCGCATGTTGACAGAAGCAGCGGAAAAAATGAGCCAAGGCGATGTGACACAACAAGTAGATATACGAAGTGACGATGAGTTGGGTACATTGGGCAAAGCCTTCAATCATATGGCGGAATCTCTTCGTTCCTTGCTCCATTCTGTAAATGATTCCGTTCAGCAGCTGGCTTCTTCGGCAGAGCAGCTCGCAGCAAGCGCGGATCAGACGAGTAAAGCAACAGAACAGATTGCGGAGACTATACAAGAAATGGCGGAGGGAGCCGAGCAGCAAGTCTCCCATTCGCAGGAGGGTAACGCAGCAGTCGAACAAATGTCGGCAAGAATCGGTCAGATCGCAGAGTATACACAAAATGTATTCACCGCAGCTCAGGAATCGTCGCACTTGGCAGTAACCGGAAACCAATCTATTCAATCGGCTGTGTTGCAAATGAACGCATCCAGCGAGTCGATTCACAGTTTGGCAAAAGTCGTGGATAATCTGGGTACGCGTTCCCAAGAAATCGGAAACATTGTGGATGTGATCACTGCCATCGCCAATCAAACCAACCTGCTTGCACTAAATGCGGCAATTGAAGCGGCTCGAGCAGGGGAGTATGGACGAGGCTTTGCTGTGGTGGCTGATGAGGTACGCAAGCTGGCAGAGCAATCTGCAAGCTCGGCACAACAAATTAGTCAGCTGATCACCGCGATTCAAGCGGAGACAAACCATGCTGTAATTGTCATGGATCAAAGCAAGCGTGAAGTAACGGAAGGGATTGAAAAAGTGAACGAAGCTGGCCAGTCCTTCGAACAAATTCAGTCAGCCGTCAATGAGGTGGCAGAGAAAATCGGTCAGGTATCTGAAGCGACGCGTGATTTCTCCACAAGGGCACAGCAAGTGGTTGAGATCATTGGTCATATTTCCGAGGTGACACTACAAGCGTCTGATGGAACACGAAGTGTATCCGCAGCTGCGGAGGAGCAGCTAGCCTCTATGGAAGAGATTGCTTCTTCAGCCGTTTCCCTCGAACACCTCGCGGAGGAATTGCAAAACCAGATCGGCAAGTTCCGTATCTAA
- a CDS encoding YrzI family protein translates to MYIPMIFFTIIIEKRKLTPKQIEAKYMQQQALKRMEEQKHQIVTQFPEFLIR, encoded by the coding sequence ATGTACATTCCAATGATTTTCTTCACAATCATTATTGAGAAACGGAAATTGACACCGAAGCAAATTGAAGCAAAATACATGCAACAGCAAGCGCTGAAACGTATGGAAGAACAAAAGCATCAGATCGTTACACAATTTCCAGAGTTTTTGATTCGATAA
- a CDS encoding Cof-type HAD-IIB family hydrolase encodes MEYQIVFLDIDGTLVNEEKIIPPDTLEAIQELQRNKIEVVLATGRAHYYFDELAQQCGIDSYVSCNGAYVVYQGKTIYDRPLPTKTLDQLQQIAAQHDHPIVFQGSTAGFSTHKQHPYLDWTFQQLKLDTPDHNADFVHSENIYQALLFTPDAHEQQYREEIPALSFIRWHEYCMDVFAKGGSKALGIEALLSHIGLAPSKAVAFGDGLNDKEMLSYVGMGIAMGNAHEALLPHANYVTRHVDDGGISHGLRYIGLMK; translated from the coding sequence ATGGAGTATCAAATCGTCTTTTTAGACATTGATGGAACACTCGTCAACGAAGAAAAAATTATACCACCAGATACACTCGAAGCCATTCAAGAGCTGCAAAGAAACAAGATCGAAGTCGTCTTAGCAACAGGCAGAGCTCATTATTATTTTGACGAGCTTGCCCAGCAGTGCGGCATCGATTCGTATGTCAGTTGCAATGGCGCATATGTCGTCTATCAAGGAAAAACGATCTATGATCGCCCCCTCCCGACCAAAACACTCGATCAATTGCAGCAGATCGCGGCCCAGCACGACCATCCCATCGTATTTCAAGGCAGTACGGCGGGCTTTTCTACCCATAAGCAGCATCCTTATTTGGATTGGACTTTTCAGCAATTGAAGCTTGATACCCCCGATCACAATGCGGACTTCGTCCATTCTGAAAATATTTATCAAGCGCTGTTGTTTACACCAGATGCACATGAACAACAGTACAGAGAAGAGATTCCCGCTCTCTCGTTTATACGCTGGCATGAGTATTGTATGGATGTTTTTGCGAAAGGCGGTTCAAAAGCCCTCGGTATTGAAGCGCTCCTCTCGCATATCGGGCTTGCGCCAAGCAAGGCAGTTGCTTTCGGAGACGGTCTGAATGACAAAGAGATGCTCTCTTATGTCGGGATGGGGATCGCGATGGGCAATGCGCATGAAGCTTTGTTGCCGCATGCCAATTATGTAACGCGACACGTCGATGATGGCGGGATATCTCACGGCTTGCGTTACATCGGTCTGATGAAATAA
- the mutY gene encoding A/G-specific adenine glycosylase, whose protein sequence is MARKKESLKYTLPEQFHVFGFAQDLLAWYDSQKRDLPWRINKDPYRIWVSEIMLQQTRVETVKPYYANFMEKFPTVSDLAKAPEEDVLKAWEGLGYYSRARNLQAAAREVTVRYGGVVPDTPEEIATLKGVGPYTAGAILSIAYEKAEPAVDGNVMRVFSRLLYLTDDIAKLATRIKIEHLVRQVIPEGRAGDFNQALMELGAMVCVPRTPQCLTCPVFDYCMARQEGVAEELPVKGKAKPPRPVDLQVGIIIRDGKVLMNKRPDQGLLAGMWEFPTVETEQESDAAKQEALAVGLRERFGIDVEVMQPLGTVQHVFSHLQWNMQVWSCDWIEGDKLPVHARYAAWEELDAYTIPMAHQKIRELLGQK, encoded by the coding sequence ATGGCAAGAAAAAAAGAAAGCTTGAAATATACACTACCTGAACAATTTCATGTGTTTGGCTTTGCCCAGGATTTGCTGGCCTGGTACGACTCACAAAAGCGGGATTTGCCTTGGCGGATCAACAAAGACCCATATCGAATCTGGGTATCGGAGATCATGCTCCAGCAAACACGCGTAGAGACCGTTAAGCCTTATTATGCGAATTTCATGGAGAAATTTCCGACGGTGAGTGATTTAGCGAAAGCACCCGAGGAAGATGTCTTAAAAGCGTGGGAGGGACTCGGTTATTACTCCCGCGCGCGCAATCTTCAAGCCGCAGCTCGCGAGGTAACGGTTCGCTACGGAGGAGTTGTGCCGGATACACCAGAAGAGATCGCTACACTAAAAGGTGTCGGTCCGTATACGGCAGGTGCCATTCTTAGCATTGCCTATGAAAAGGCGGAGCCGGCCGTGGATGGGAATGTTATGCGTGTCTTTTCACGCCTGCTGTATTTAACCGACGACATTGCCAAGCTTGCCACAAGAATCAAAATCGAGCATCTCGTGCGACAGGTCATTCCAGAGGGAAGAGCGGGAGATTTCAATCAAGCTTTAATGGAGCTGGGAGCGATGGTCTGTGTACCGCGCACTCCGCAATGCTTGACCTGTCCGGTGTTTGACTACTGTATGGCGCGTCAGGAGGGAGTGGCTGAAGAGCTGCCGGTCAAAGGCAAAGCCAAACCTCCACGCCCTGTTGATCTGCAAGTAGGCATTATCATTCGCGACGGCAAAGTTTTGATGAACAAGCGTCCCGATCAGGGGCTTCTCGCCGGCATGTGGGAATTCCCTACTGTTGAAACTGAGCAGGAAAGTGATGCTGCCAAGCAGGAGGCACTTGCAGTTGGTTTGCGTGAACGATTCGGAATCGATGTAGAAGTCATGCAGCCGCTAGGTACGGTTCAACACGTCTTCTCCCATTTGCAGTGGAACATGCAAGTATGGTCCTGTGACTGGATCGAAGGGGACAAGCTCCCTGTTCATGCAAGATACGCAGCTTGGGAGGAATTAGATGCATACACCATCCCGATGGCGCATCAAAAAATTCGCGAGCTGTTGGGGCAAAAATAA
- a CDS encoding MFS transporter — MLTVFIEYKIDAEKRSHALQLLTSMAERMEAMGARQYRSMEGLDQPGLFVETFEVETVQVYEEIKANRLADQDFCDCISGGASKLHVWAFRPAKLG, encoded by the coding sequence ATGCTAACGGTTTTCATTGAATACAAGATAGATGCTGAAAAACGAAGTCACGCTCTGCAATTGCTCACCTCGATGGCTGAGCGAATGGAAGCGATGGGTGCACGTCAGTATCGCTCAATGGAGGGCTTGGATCAGCCCGGTCTGTTTGTCGAAACGTTTGAGGTCGAGACTGTTCAAGTATACGAAGAAATCAAGGCAAACCGATTGGCAGACCAAGACTTTTGCGACTGTATTTCCGGCGGTGCTTCGAAACTGCATGTGTGGGCGTTTCGTCCCGCTAAACTGGGATGA